The Bacteroides sp. AN502(2024) DNA segment ATTATGTATAAATGGCTTATTATACTACTGACAACCATTGGCTTGCCTTTGACAGCATCTGTTGGTCGAGGCTTTGACAAATGGCCGAAAGGTGCCTCCCCCCGAGAGGTAGGATCACAAGTGAGCAAACGTTTTGTTGAAGTTCCTCATCCGAACTTCAACGGAAATCCGGCACCTCCGGGAGAAATCACCTATCCGGAAACCTGTGCTTGGCTGGGTGCGCTACGCTATGCAGGTGTAACCGCCGACACCCTTTTATTACGTCAACTCGAAGAGCGATTCCTACCCATATTCGGTCCCGAGCGTCGTTTACAACCTCTGCCTGACCATGTAGACCATACAGTGTTTGGAACCATTCCTTTGCAACTTTATGCACAGACACATAAAGAAATCTATCGTTGGATGGGATTATGGTATGCCGATGAACAATGGACCATGCCCCATAACACCCGCCACCGCAACGAATACCAGGCATTGCTCGATCAAGGACTCTCGTGGCAGACCCGTTTTTGGATTGACGATATGTTCATGATTTCAGCTATTCAATCGCAAGCATACCTTATCACCCACGATCGCAAATACATTGACCGAGCAGCAACAGAGATGGTGGTTTATCTCGACAAGATACAACGTCCGAACGGGCTCTTTCATCACGCAGAAGATGTCCCCTTCTTTTGGGGACGTGGAAATGGATGGATGGCTGCCGGCATGACTGAGCTATTGAGTTTACTTCCGGTCGACAATCCCAACCGTCCACGCATTCTCGATTCTTATCGTTTAATGATGAGCACATTACTGCAATACCAAAAGGCAGACGGTTTGTGGGGACAACTGATTGACGATCCGACAACATGGACCGAGACTTCTGGTTCCGCCATGTTCACATACGCCATGATTAAAGGGGTGAAACAAGGTTGGCTCGATGCTAAAACCTATACACCAGTGGTACGTAAAGCATGGATTGCACTAGTGAAGCACATAGATGCAAACGGTGATTTAGACGGAGTGTGCGAAGGAACCAACAAGACCAATGACCGCCAATTCTATCTGAACCGAAAGACATTGTTGGGAAATATGCATGGACAAGCCCCTGTCCTCTGGTGTGTCACAGCATTTTTAGAACCATAACGAAATACTCAATTATACATGAACAGATTGACTATCATTTTGCTGGCTGTGTATGCATTGGCATACAACCACACGGCTTATGCCAAAAACATTCGTGTTTCCTCACCCGATGGGACACTAAAAGTAAACATTGAACTAACCGACCACATTGCTTACTCGGTATCGGCCGATGAACAAGTACTACTAGAACGTTGCTCACTCTCACTCTCGCTGGGCAATGAAGTGCTTGGCGTAAATCCTCGCCTGCGTAGTACCAAACGTGGCACGATTGATGAAACTGTGAACCGTGAAATTCCTTTAAAGAACGCTCAAGTACGCAACCATTGTAATACATTATTGCTGACAATGGCTGGTGACTATGCCGTAGAGTTTCGTGTGTTCAATAACGGAATGGCTTACCGTTTCATCACTTCCCGCAAAGGAGAAATAGATGTAACAGACGAGGCATTTGCCATCCATTTTCCCAACAGTTACACTGCACACGTTTCACAATCGAATGGTTTCAAGACTTCATATGAGTATCCCTACACCCATTTGAAGACCGACAGATACCGTCCTGAAGACCGTATGACTTACCTGCCCGTGTTGTTAGAGACTGACAAAAAATACAAAATCTTAATTTCTGAAGCCGATTTGTACGACTATCCCTGTATGTTCTTACGTGGAACGGGAGACAACGGCATGAAATCTCTTTTCCCCCGTTGTCCATTGGAGTTTGGCGATGATGGCGACCGTAGCGTCAAGATCCTGAAAGAGGCCGACTACATTGCTCATACTGCCGGACAACGCTCTTTTCCTTGGCGTTTCTTTGTCATTTCGCGCGAGGACAAAGAACTTGTAGAAAATGAAATGGTCTACAACTTATCCGCTCCTTGCGAGATCGAAGACTGTAGTTGGATAAAGCCTGGACAAGTAAGCTGGGAATGGTGGCACGACGCCCGTCTTTATGGAGTAGACTTCCGGTCGGGTTACAATATGGATTCTTATAAATACTATATAGACTTCGCCTCTACTTTTGGCATTCCTTACATTATCATGGATGAAGGTTGGGCAAAAAGCACTCGCGATCCCTTTACTCCCAATCCCACCATTGATCTCAAGAAACTCATTCAATATGGACAGGAACGCAACGTTAAAGTAATACTATGGCTCACCTGGCTCACAGTAGAAAATAACTTCAGTCTTTTCCGCACCTTTGCCGAATGGGGAGTGGCTGGTGTGAAGATCGACTTCATGGACCGCAGCGACCAATGGATGGTCAACTACTACGAACGCGTAGCACGCGAAGCTGCCAAGTACCATTTATTTGTTGATTTTCACGGAGCCTTTAAACCTGCCGGGCTGGAACGCCGCTTCCCCAATGTATTATCATATGAAGGAGTGCTGGGAATGGAACAAGGAGGCAACTGCAAACCTGCCAATAGCATCTACCTGCCCTTTATACGCAATGCTGTAGGTCCGATGGATTTCACTCCCGGTTCTATGCTCTCTGCACAACCTGAAGACAATCGTTCAACCCGTGCCAATGCAATGGGGTCCGGAACTCGTGCCTATCAAATGGCATTGTTCGTGATGTTCGAAAGTGGATTGCAGATGTTGGCCGACAATCCTGTATATTACTATCGTGAACGTCCTTGCACAGAATTCATCTCCAGTGTACCTGTCGTTTGGGACGAGACACGGGTGCTTGATGCAAAAGTCGGAGAATACGTAGTAACAGCACGCCGCAGTGGTAATCGTTGGTTTATCGGTGCCATTACCAACAACAACGGACGTGAATTGGAAATCGATCTCAGCTTTTTGCCCGACGGACAGACACGGCACCTCATTTACTTCGAGGACGGCATCAATGCCGACCGACAGGCAATGGACTACAAAAAACGTGAAAAAGACGTCCGCAGCAGCGACAAGCTGAAACTAAAGCTAGTACGCAACGGAGGATGGGCAGGTATCATTCAATAAAAACAGGTACGAGAGATATGAGACTGATTAACGGCATGATGATGTCACGCAAAACATACGTGAACGACTCCATGCTATTGGGACTCAATTATATCATAAATCGGCATACAATGGTCTCGAGTCTTGGCACGACGACCCTATTTGGACAGTCTTCGACTATCACCGAGTAACGACCGACAGCATCAGAGGGCGTACGCCGCATGACACTCGCGCCACCGAACTGTATCACACACCCGTAAGCGGACATTTTGCAATTTTGACACTTGTCCGCTTCCTTACCTGCTGTGATTCCATCGTCTGCCTTAGACCTACCGAATGCCTTCAGGCAAGATACTTTGGACAGAATTAGCAGAACAATACCACTGCCTGAAGATTTCGAACGCCCTGCACATTGGCTACACTACTACAAATGTATTCCATTTCCTTACGATTGGAACAGATATTACGATTAATCCTATAAATTCTTTAGAACAACAATGAAACAACTAATTTGTATACTCCTGTTAGTGTGTGGATGGAGAATCGCTTTGCCCCTTCAAGCCCAAAAACACGATGAGTATTGGAGCACTCCGCGCGGTACTTACGAAGAACGCCGAGCACAATTCCTGAACTATTATTCGGAAAATGGAAACGGACATCCGCTTTACAGTGTTTTCCGACAAGCAGCCCGGGCTGCTTCGGGTCGTCCATTAGAAATGAACAAGATGGAAGAAGTCTTTTCAGTCATCAAGTCCAACCGTGATTGCAATGACTTCACACTGAACTGTCTGATTCGCATGGTCTACCTGGATAAAAAACAACCTTTCTTTCCGGAAGAAATGAAAAGGAAAATAGAAGACTGCATCCTCGACTTTAAGTATTGGTGGGACGATGCACGCCGTGATACGACTTACCGTTGCTACCACACCGAAAATCATCAAGCACTCTATCATACGGCAGAGCTGCTGGCGGGACAGCTCTATAAAAAGACCCGGTTTGCCGATGGCAACAACGGCCGATGGCACATTGCTCATGCAAAAAAACGCCTCGAACGCTGGCTCGACTTCCGTTTCCGTTTTGGTTTTAGCGAATGGATGTCCACTTACTACGAAGTGGAAGTCCTTCTACTGACCAACCTGTATGACTATGCCGAAGACGCTACGTTGCGTGAAAAGGCACGTATAGTGCTCGACCTGTTGATGTTCGATGTAGCACTCAATAATTACAAAGGTTTTATGGGATCATCAAGCGGACGTGCTTACGCTCATTCACTTATCATGGGAGCTCACCATACGTCACCGCTCACCAAACTCGTCTTCGGAGTAGGAACATACGAAAGGGATGAAGTGATTGCCCCTGTAGCACTTGCCACCAGTGCCTATCGTTGTCCTGAACTAATTACCCGCATTGCTGTAGATTATCGCACTCCTTATGTCAACCGACAACGCATCAGCATCAATGCCGAAGACGCTGCCGACTATGGTCTTGATTTAACTGACGAAATAGATTGTCACCTTTTTTGGGGAATGCAGGAATTTATTCATCCCACAACCATCCGTATGTCGAAACAACTTTCCGAGAAATACGATGTATGGCCTTACCGCAACTACGACAATTATATCCGCCGCTACGATGACGAAACAGCCCGTTACGGTCATCCCGTCAGTCTACGCCTTGACCGTTTTGCCCTTTCTGAAGCCAACGTGATGACCCTTCGCACAC contains these protein-coding regions:
- a CDS encoding glycoside hydrolase family 97 protein, translated to MNRLTIILLAVYALAYNHTAYAKNIRVSSPDGTLKVNIELTDHIAYSVSADEQVLLERCSLSLSLGNEVLGVNPRLRSTKRGTIDETVNREIPLKNAQVRNHCNTLLLTMAGDYAVEFRVFNNGMAYRFITSRKGEIDVTDEAFAIHFPNSYTAHVSQSNGFKTSYEYPYTHLKTDRYRPEDRMTYLPVLLETDKKYKILISEADLYDYPCMFLRGTGDNGMKSLFPRCPLEFGDDGDRSVKILKEADYIAHTAGQRSFPWRFFVISREDKELVENEMVYNLSAPCEIEDCSWIKPGQVSWEWWHDARLYGVDFRSGYNMDSYKYYIDFASTFGIPYIIMDEGWAKSTRDPFTPNPTIDLKKLIQYGQERNVKVILWLTWLTVENNFSLFRTFAEWGVAGVKIDFMDRSDQWMVNYYERVAREAAKYHLFVDFHGAFKPAGLERRFPNVLSYEGVLGMEQGGNCKPANSIYLPFIRNAVGPMDFTPGSMLSAQPEDNRSTRANAMGSGTRAYQMALFVMFESGLQMLADNPVYYYRERPCTEFISSVPVVWDETRVLDAKVGEYVVTARRSGNRWFIGAITNNNGRELEIDLSFLPDGQTRHLIYFEDGINADRQAMDYKKREKDVRSSDKLKLKLVRNGGWAGIIQ
- a CDS encoding glycoside hydrolase family 105 protein — its product is MYKWLIILLTTIGLPLTASVGRGFDKWPKGASPREVGSQVSKRFVEVPHPNFNGNPAPPGEITYPETCAWLGALRYAGVTADTLLLRQLEERFLPIFGPERRLQPLPDHVDHTVFGTIPLQLYAQTHKEIYRWMGLWYADEQWTMPHNTRHRNEYQALLDQGLSWQTRFWIDDMFMISAIQSQAYLITHDRKYIDRAATEMVVYLDKIQRPNGLFHHAEDVPFFWGRGNGWMAAGMTELLSLLPVDNPNRPRILDSYRLMMSTLLQYQKADGLWGQLIDDPTTWTETSGSAMFTYAMIKGVKQGWLDAKTYTPVVRKAWIALVKHIDANGDLDGVCEGTNKTNDRQFYLNRKTLLGNMHGQAPVLWCVTAFLEP